From the genome of Nicotiana sylvestris chromosome 2, ASM39365v2, whole genome shotgun sequence, one region includes:
- the LOC104241090 gene encoding uncharacterized protein At4g19900, whose translation MDTVINSTKRTTNSSLFHFFHHCCNFQLTKRSLYAVVSFFLLFLLAYNSSTVFYIQVPVPANSSPEISSFLTENVARKSRKLVSLSSSTKLSSSVIYAVKEETPLQKTNTQLTISRKNPNFVSFTYNSMAYYPRRSRKKKSLVKVLGSGARINEFSMRIKEFFGAKSSNTSCKYRFFMTWISSIESFGEREQFAVESLFKAHPNGCLVIMSNSMDSPKGMQILKAFFEKELRVTAISPDYYYLFKNTLAQAWVDSLMKGNIDPGEVSIGQNLSNLLRLGLLYKFGGIYLDTDVIVLRSFGKLRNVIGAQTIDVETRNWSRLNNAVMIFDKGHPLLYKFIEEFALTFDGNKWGHNGPYLVSRVVSRVSGRDGYNFTVLPPMAFYPVDWSRIGSLFLGPRNETHSKWLLSKLRKIQSQSLAVHLWNKQSRGLKVEEGSIIQHIMSDCCVFCNSYSTKLQVYTTNN comes from the coding sequence ATGGACACTGTAATTAATAGTACTAAGAGAACTACCAATTctagtttgtttcatttttttcaCCATTGCTGTAATTTCCAGTTGACTAAAAGGTCCTTATATGCAGTTGTTTCTTTTTTTCTGCTTTTTCTCTTAGCTTACAACAGTTCCACTGTGTTCTATATTCAAGTTCCAGTCCCGGCCAACTCCTCGCCGGAGATTTCTAGCTTTTTAACTGAAAATGTCGCCAGAAAATCAAGAAAGTTGGTTTCTTTATCTTCTTCAACTAAACTCTCATCTTCTGTGATATATGCAGTAAAAGAAGAAACCCCACTTCAAAAAACAAACACCCAGTTGACCATTTCCCGCAAAAATCCGAACTTTGTGAGTTTTACATACAATTCAATGGCTTATTATCCTAGAAGAAGTCGGAAAAAGAAGTCTTTAGTGAAAGTTCTTGGTTCAGGGGCAAGAATTAATGAGTTCTCAATGAGAATAAAAGAGTTTTTTGGAGCTAAATCATCCAATACTTCATGTAAGTACAGGTTTTTTATGACTTGGATTTCTTCAATTGAATCTTTTGGTGAAAGGGAACAGTTTGCTGTTGAGAGTTTATTCAAAGCACATCCAAATGGCTGTTTGGTAATTATGTCCAATTCAATGGATTCACCAAAAGGAATGCAAATTTTAAAGGCTTTCTTTGAGAAAGAATTAAGGGTAACTGCAATTTCAcctgattattattatttgtttaaaaatacaTTGGCTCAAGCCTGGGTTGATAGCTTAATGAAGGGTAATATAGATCCAGGGGAAGTTTCTATAGGTCAAAACCTCTCAAATTTGCTTAGACTTGGTTTATTGTACAAGTTTGGTGGGATTTATTTGGATACTGATGTTATAGTGTTGAGAAGTTTTGGGAAGCTAAGAAATGTAATTGGGGCTCAAACTATTGATGTTGAAACAAGAAATTGGAGCAGGTTAAATAATGCTGTAATGATTTTTGATAAGGGGCATCCTTTGTTGTACAAGTTCATTGAAGAATTTGCACTTACATTTGATGGGAATAAATGGGGTCATAATGGTCCTTACTTAGTTTCAAGGGTAGTGTCAAGGGTAAGTGGAAGGGATGGATACAATTTCACAGTTTTGCCTCCGATGGCTTTTTATCCAGTTGATTGGAGTAGGATTGGTAGTCTCTTTCTTGGGCCGAGGAATGAGACTCATTCGAAATGGTTGCTCTCTAAACTCCGGAAGATTCAGAGCCAAAGTTTGGCTGTGCATCTTTGGAACAAGCAGAGTAGAGGGCTTAAGGTTGAAGAAGGAAGCATAATCCAACATATAATGTCAGATTGTTGTGTTTTCTGCAATTCTTACTCCACAAAGTTGCAAGTATACACCACGAACAATTAG